CCCCCAATGTGAAGAGGCACAAAATGTGCAGTTGATATTCTGTTCCTCCACATTGCATGGCTGGTCAGATTGTCTGAGCCTAGCCCATAGAAGTTAATAACTTCCACAGTCCTCACTGTAGGGAATTCATTATTTTATTCCATATTCCCTTTATTATTGTAGGCTCTTTTTTCTTGCATGAAAGAAAGGTAATCATACAGTCTGCAGTCTTCAATTATAAGACGTATCAGATTTTATAGACCTCTTGTTGTCTGAGTAGAACAGGGTCAGATTGGATTGAGAGCGAAAAGTAAGTTGCCTTTGCCAGTAACAATGGTAATTATTTCTAGAAATTTCTGTTAGTGCCTTTTGTGGGGAGTATTGTTATGTTGTGTGGATTTTCCATTCAAATAAACCTCAAGGTACATTGACCCCTGTGGAATTATTTGTATTCTTTCGTGAACTGACCTATAAATAAAGGAGAAACTAGGTGGCATGttggagcagggggggggaatgtttcattcaatatgaaaataattattatgtttttatattatattgttattattatcattatttttatttattaatttattttaaaccaaCTGGATTAAGCTCAAACCTGTTGTCATTCATGTGGCTAATCAAAGCTATTTCTATTGTGGTAAAGAAACTTAACAGACTGAATAAGTTATGCATACTTCTCTGGTGGATTTTCTCTTGGAACATTTCTCAGCAAATTCAAGACCCCAGTTTTCATGGTGCAGGTTTAGGTTTTGACCTGTTACCGAAGAACAGACACATTTTGCCTGATATATTATTTGGTCTTTCACATTTCGTACTCGGACTGCATACACCCGCCCCAAAGCCACATCTGATTTAGGGCCTGATTTGGTGGTTCAGACCAGCCTGACCTAATCTGGAACAATCTGAACCTGACCCAACCCCTGCATCCATATCACGATCTGGAGAAAACAGATTGTCGGAAATCTGCACTTACTTGTATTGGGAAATCCAAAATGGTCACATCTTTGCAAAACTGAGAACCTGTATTGGAATCAGATATAGTTAATCTTATAGCACAAGTTAAACCTGGAAAACCTCCAGTTTAGTTTTTATTCCATTTGAATTACTCTACTCTTATGCTGATTGGTGTGTGACAACTCTCACCAGGCTATTTACCCACAATGCTAAATCTGGCCATGTCCCTCTTAATGGGTTCAAAGCAGTGGTGGTGCCAATTTGTTTAAATTGCTCCAAATCACACCCAGTGAATTACAGACCAATAAGAATATTGTCAACCATTGGAAAACTGTATGCCATACATTGAAACAGTATATTGCTGAAGTGGATCGATATCTTGGAAGCTGAacaaattgcttttcaaaaaagctGTTTTCAGTATTAAGCAGCAACGTTTGTAAGTTTAGTTTCAGTGATACAGATTTCAGAATTGTTCAGGCTCAGAAGGACAGTGAAGGAAGTCTATGTATTTGAACCTTCTCATTTTTAGGTCTCATTGGTGATGATTATGCATACAAATGCAATGTGGAGAAGACAACaggttattttttattgatttttcttaTTTCATGGCTTATGGTGTTCCTCTTGGATTGGTTGAACCAAGTATTGTTTTAGAGCTGATTGCAAACTTAGttcaaggtttgtttgtttttgtacatAGGCAATAACAAAAGCAAGATTGCAAAAACCAGGTGAACCAAACAATAAGTAAGGCAAAACATAACAAattacaaaacaattaaaattaaaatatcctTAAAACAACATACAACACTCACATCTGCATAATATTGCTTTGATTTCTCTGTTGCCAATGCAAATGAAGCTACTTTTTCTATACTGTGActatttttgcttttcaaaatgacTCCTCTGTCAAGGAACTCTTCCGCGTGTCTGTTATAAAACTCCAGGATGTTCTAGGTCACATGTTCCGTTTACATAAGTCATTGAATAGGCCTTTTGGGCTTCACCATTACCCCAAataaactaaggctgcaatctgcaACATCCACCACAGTACTGTATGAGATATAGGAAAGCAATAGGTAACACTGATGGCTTTAATAGTAGTATAATAATCTACTATTATTGTTCTTCTCATTAGTAAGGTTTTGTGAAACACAGAATTCCCTGGGGGTGGCAAACTTACTGGATCATTGGATAAAGATTAACGCTGTATtagtctctcttttttaaatttaaatatttattcaaaagttacaatacagcttTGTCCACTGCCATAATATCACAGAATGGTCACTCCAGTTCTAAatatacttacttgggagtaatctTTAGTTAACTTAtcagaaggaatataatttagtAAGACTTATGAataacatgcatagaattgtgctgtatGTTCTTGAGGCAGCAATCCTACAGACACTTCcttgaaagtaagccccattgtgcacAACATATTATTCCAAGTcaacatataccggtatatgttcGGGCTGCTGGTATATtttgctatttctctctcttttcattaGGATTGCAGAGCTTTATTTTGCACGAGAGTGATACTATTAATATAATAGTAAAGAAATTATGACCCTTGTGAAATGTGGGGTTCCAAGCTgcaaaaacaaccccccaaaaaaccctaatGAGGTTTCAGCAGATTTATGGATTACAGAGATTTTTATCTAGCTAACtcctctttgtttgtttgtgttactTTTTTTCTTAGTGAATCTCGATATGAGCCAAGATTGCCAAGGATGTGCAACATGTTCCCAGTTCAATGGATGCTTAACATGTAAACCTCGACTCTTTTTTTTCCTGATGAGGAGTCAAATTAGAGAGATAGGGATGTGTTTTTCATCCTGCCCCAATGGATATTATGGACAACGGTACCCAGAAAGAAATGAGTGTAAAAGTAAGTTGAAGGGAAAGTTGCAGCTACTCTTTTTATGCCGTCTTGTGAACTCTTGTCATGGATATGAGCCACTATTCCAACACTAAACCATCAGAAAGTCTACTGGCAATGGGCCCCTCTATTATGTTGCTCTCTTCTTGATCCCACCTGCTTCTCTGTCAaacctggggagggggcagtgagACTCTCAATGACTTACCAtctgtttacttgggagtagaGTGATGGCCAGCCAAATCCCCAGTCTCCACCAGGGAGCTCCAGTCCCTCACCTCTCCTTATCTCCTTTTCACTTAAAGTTAGTAATGTAACTAAGCATAACCCTCGATGTTAGAAGAAACTGGTACAGCCCAGGAATCCAATTTATTCGAGTGTGTCTAAGGGAGAGAAAGCAGTGGCTAtgcacaatgaaaataaaatgctaactaaaataaaataaaataataaaacaaaataaaataaaataaaataaagaagcataatatttaaatgtttgttgTGTTGTCATTAATTATTATGGTAGGGATGATAAAAGTTTATTATCTAAGGCAAGCCTCATTTTAAAAGAGATGTAAAACTACTATGGTAGTATGTGGGTGGTGGGTTTTGTGATGTTGCAAAGTGGCAAAACCTGTTTCCTTGAACCTTGATCCTGGATAGACGATTATACATTGGGACATAGTGTGATGAGTGTGCTTCCACAGAGGCTTAACCACTCAAAATGATTCTGTCTGTATGCACCAAGCTTTATAGGCTAGCCACATTGAGAAGCAGATAGATCATGGGCCTGTCTAGTGCTATAACTGTCAATCCTTCCAGCCAGTTTCTTCTTGCAATGGGGTTGACCCAAGCATCTTCAGTTGCTGATCCCTAACGGATACAAACTCTGTCTTGTATATGGCATCACACTAACTTAAGTAGATCATGGTTTACATGTCAGATAGTAATTGCTTATTTCTCGCCCTTCAGAATGTAAAGCTGACTGTGAAACCTGCTTCAATAAAAATTTCTGCACAAAGTGTAGAAATGGGTTTTACTTACACCTTGGAAAGTGCCTTGGAAACTGCCCTGACTGGCTGGAAACCAACAACCACACTATGGAGTGCAACAATATTGGTGAGTAAGCTGTCTGTCCCCAAAAGCTGTACCCAGTACTGTACATCATTTCCATTTGTGGAATACAGTCTCTGTTGGTTTTTGCTTACCTGCAAAGACATGCAGTTTAAATCTTGCAAAGGGGAAAtattcacacaaaaatgtttgTACTTCAGAAAAGGGGTTTCCCCCCTTTGTAGACATTTgaaattttttttgggaggggggaggtctgTGGACTTACTTGTTATGACATTGATCACCAACATCAGACTTCATCAAGCTCACTGTGCCAACTTGGAACTCACAAAGGGATGAAGCCTGGgtgtcctgccccctccccagactTTCTGCTCCTGCCACCATGAGCAGCTGGGTTGCAGCATTTGAATTAAATCCTAAAATACCAATTCATTTCCAAACATAATATCACAACCcaaataaataattcatttttttacaGTTCTAACAGTTGTGGCATTTTAAACTCACtatataatatgtgtgtgtgtgtgtataacctgtggcccatcagatgttttaatttcatttcacttttaatttgcataccaccTTTCTATACACAatgtggtttacaagctgaaaaaAACCAGCAGAATATGGAAGATCACACCCACTTATAACAATTCAatacaaatgttgttgaactcccaatttccttcagcctcagccagcatggccagtgctggAAACAAGCAacatctgagggggggggggtgccacatACTCCTCATCCCTGTGTTAAAATACATAAACCAGAGTCAGGTGTGACAAAACTTTCTGACTCAGTTTATTATTACAACCAGCAACCAGTTCTTCAAAAGTGCCAAGTGCAGGAAGTGGCAATCAGATTTCTTAGACCCTATAGTAGATGATCTGTCTCACATGCCCCACTGTCTATTATTTCCTGGTGCAGTTCTTAAAAGCAGAAACTGAGAGAGGGTTGCTGTTCATTCTCTTCCCCTTTGTTCTGGATGCTCCCGCTGTTTCCATACAGTTCAAGTGTATCTATTTTTTATGTGTGCATTTTAGTGCCTAAATATTTTGACACATGAACTTATGTCTACATCCTCCATAAGGCATTGCAAGTGTTTTGTCAGAGATGACTGGTCACAACTTGGATCCGTTCAGTGGCCTCATTCTGCAAGAACCATATTTATTTGGCCAATGCCTAAATCTGTGCATAGGATGCAATTCAGCCAATGTTGCTTTCCAAGGAAATCCTATTCGTTTAGTCCAAGCTGTTTCTTCTTAGGAGTTGTGCTTACTAGATTACATGCTTAGCATATTGATTCAGGCTTTCTGCTGCGAGAAGGTGTGACTCTCACCAAATTAACAGAATCACACCTCCGAAAGCCCATGTTAATACGTCTCAAAGAGTACAGAACATATGAAGTTATATCTAATCACACTGATGCGCTAAAGCCATCACTATAAAGTTACCATTAGTAGTAGGACTTCTGTTGCTGAATCTTGTACCTTACATTTATCTGAAATACTTGAATGATACAGTACTTGTTTGGCAGCTAAGTATTTGCTAAGCTGTTCAAGTTGCTTAACAGCACTGAAAACCCAGTGTCATGCTAGGTGATGGTTTCCAACTGGCCCAAACAGATGATCCTGCATCAGCCAATaaagctactagccacaatggctactaCCCATAAtgcctatgttctacctccactgttgcaagcccctgaatactagttgctgagaATCCCAGATGGGGAGAGTGTTGTCACGCTCAGgatctgcttgtgggtttctcatcgGCTTCTGGATGGCTACTGTGAGAATAGCATACTGGggcagatgggcctttggcctgatctagcagggctatCCTTATGTTAAGCTTTCTGCAGCATGGAGACAAGCATTGCCACTTACTAATGTTTGCGGATCAGAATGCTGCTAATggcacagaaacaaacaaaagtgaAAAAGTTGGCAGTGCTATTCCATGTAATTGCCCTTAGCTTTTACGCTGTGATTTGAGCAAGCACCTCATATGAAACAAACCTTTGAGAAAACATACATTCAAGATCATAAAGATTAATTATCTCTGGACCTCTGACACACATACAGATTAAATATGTGACGCACAAGGTGTGAAAAGAATATACTGTGTTGTGTAAGTTCTGCATAAATTTAGGGCTACTTggccattctttctttctttctttctttaaattattattttttattaaagattttgtgtgtgtgtgtgtaacaaaaaaCTACATATAGCATCTCCACTTTAAATTCATAGAGGCCATACTTAACTTATGTCATATTTTTGTTGCAGTGCATTGTAAAGTTAGTGAATGGAGCCAATGGGGTCCCTGCATGAAGAGAGGGAAAACGTGTGGTTTCAAAAGGGGGAATGAAACGAGGGACAGAGAAATCTTACAACTTCCTTCTACAAAGGGGAAACCATGCCCACATACAACTGAGACAAAAAAATGTATTAGAGATccaacagagagaaagaaatgccGGGCAGGAGAAACAGGTACTTACGATCATTATTCTTCCATATTTTAGAACTGATGAATACCAATTCCTTATAAAGGCGTTATTTTGTCAGAATTTTTGTTGGGGCTTAATAGTACTTCAGTTTGAGAAAATCCTAAAACTTGGCATGTTGGGAATGTTGACTCATGATTTTTGTTCCTTTAAACAAGGTTTGTTTAAACAAGGTATTCTCCGGAAGCTGCAAGACTCATTTATGCCATTATGCTATTCCTCAGTTGTGACACTTGGAGTTAAGTCACTGTTTAAACAGTCTGGCAGAGGAAGGCTAGAGAATAGCTAGATATTCTGAATGCAGTATTAGCTACAGTGTTTACAAGTTGTGAGTAGCTGAATATGATGACTAACCAAGCAAGCCTTTACTCCAAGCATGGTCCAATTATGCCGGATGGTGTGGGGTGCAGGGAGGATATAAACCGCTGCAGCAGCAGGACAGTGCCTGCCATATCCTTTCCTGATCCAGAACAGGAGGAAGAAAACACACAACTCCCCAAAGCACAGAATAGAACAACAGGGACAACCACTATGTCCATAGGAGCACtacttgcaaccccccccccaattatgtaCTTGTGTAGGGATGTTGCGGCAGTGTCATAGAGTGAATGTGATAACTCAGCAGTGAGGGCCAGATATACTGTAGATGGAAACAATGCATTCAGTCACTGGGACAGCTTGCCAGCCTCCCCCCTCCatgatgccacagcaacacccccACTCCTGCACCCCACAAGCCCTCACTGCTGAGTCAACAGCAGGACCCTGAGAACCCTGCAGGAAGGGGTTTGAGTCACCTTACACCACCcacacttggagcttttctactGCATACCACAAAGGAAACAAAGTTGTATAGGACACAGCCTCCCTATACAGTAGGTGTTTTGGATGGAGGCCTGCCAAAAGAGTTCAGAAGTCTTTCTGTGGAAAGTGGGGAGAAAGGAGTTTCTTGCCAGGCAGAAAACTGGGGCGTGCAACAAAGAAAACCACAAACATACCCCCTGTGGGATAGCCTCCCCAAAACTCAGTGCATAGGGCATGGGGCAGGCAAACAGGTTGGGTTTCAAGGCCCACCATAGGGAATGCCAAGAAGTCCCATTCAGCTTTGGCATTTCTAGCCGGCAGCAGTCATGTCAGAGACAAACAATAGGAAGCTGCCAGGACTTTGGGTCACACTGCAAACTCCACAAAGAAGCTCCCAACTTCTTCAGCCACAGCAGTCAACTGCAGGCAGATATATAATATGACATTCATGGAGAAATGGCTCAGCTGCAATATGACCAATACATAAACCAGGATGGCCATGGCTGCAGAAGGAGGCCTAGCCCTGCGGAACAGCTCAGATGTTACATGCAGGAGGTTCCTGGTTTAATCTGGGAGAGGAGCTCCTCCTGGAAGAGAGTCCCCAACACACAGTGTCCCAGAGAGAGAGTCGATTCTGTGCTAATCAAGGCATGCTATGTGAGGCAGTAGCCTAATTCATGTATAGACCAACTAGCCCTTTTGGCAACCATTGTGATCAACCCTCCCCTGCCATTTTGCCTGGTAGACTAGCCCCACTAGATAGCAGGCCTAATCATTTATCACTTTACCCTTGCCAAATAGTGGTGGCAGCCATCTATTTGTGTGTCTTGAGAGGTCTAGCTGTTTGTGCCAAGTGCTCCCTTTGTATGTAAAGTACCCTTTCTCTGTGGATTCCATTGCCAGAGTTCTTCTATGTGTGCTCTAAGTGTTCATGATATGTGAGGCCAGAGAGATATATCCCCATGCCAAATTCTTTGACATCTGAGTTATGGCCTCTGTTGGTGAGTTTATAGACAAGTCTTATGGGCTTAAAGTTTCGCCATTGTTGAAAACATATTTGAGATCTAAAGTAATATGGGATTTGGTGTAAGCATGGTTTTCTCCTGTCCTTCCCATGTATCCACCTGTTTTGGTTGCTACCCCTACTTTCCTAGGTCATATGTAGAAAAAATGTTGCTAACTATAGCCAATTGATGATTGCTGCATGTCCTATATGGTCGTTTGGTGAAACTTTTTTTCTTTAGAGTGGTGCTTTCATGAAAATATcctttgtgtgtggtgtgttttttaaaaaaatgggtttttgtcttagtaattttttaaattctgtcttgtgttattttgcatttatttatttatttcataaaatttacacacctcttgattgtttaaaaaaacttaaagcagtttacaaaaaagaataaaacaataaaattattggtaaagatggttaaaagcaactatttaaaacatttaaaaaaaatcaaaatcagtgATAAAATATGTTAAAACACGCATCAACATTCTACATACAGTATATGAGGaggtttgcctaaacaaaatgtctttagcaggcaccaaaaataatactgtacagtgaaggtgcctccCTGGTGTCAATATGCATTAACGTAGAAGACAGTTAGCAGCGAGCCTGGTCTCAGAAAACTCGAAAGTTTAAGTCAGAGTGGGGACACAACCCAGCCCACGGCTATGATATAACAGAGCAGTTGTGGATCAGAAGATGGCCAGGCCTGCCAAGGGTCATTGCAACAGCTTCCACCACTCACAGTTAGTGTCGAAGGCTGTTTTATGAATTCTGGGACATGTGGTATCTGGATCCTTGTTGTGCCTGGTTATAATAAGGGAGAAAGGGAAGAGTAATCAGCAGAACACAGTGCTGCGTACTGCAGT
Above is a window of Lacerta agilis isolate rLacAgi1 chromosome 3, rLacAgi1.pri, whole genome shotgun sequence DNA encoding:
- the RSPO3 gene encoding R-spondin-3, encoding MQLRLVSWVFITLNLMEYVGSQQNPPRVRRQGMNLDMSQDCQGCATCSQFNGCLTCKPRLFFFLMRSQIREIGMCFSSCPNGYYGQRYPERNECKKCKADCETCFNKNFCTKCRNGFYLHLGKCLGNCPDWLETNNHTMECNNIVHCKVSEWSQWGPCMKRGKTCGFKRGNETRDREILQLPSTKGKPCPHTTETKKCIRDPTERKKCRAGETGRRNREERIKKPKTEESKGNRQENSGRESRRQNRGQRDNKSKTQLKKRRAQDKQQKPVATSTVH